One window of Methylomicrobium agile genomic DNA carries:
- a CDS encoding ParA family protein, with the protein MAKKTSVIAVANHKGGCGKTTTVVNLSAELARMGLSVLIIDLDPQANASLHIGKKHPSEVPITCAELLLSEIEKLPQSIHDDTNIDGVSLIYGSLALGKTEDELKDDVPRPSEELRDKIKPLHGIYDVILIDCPPSLKLLTSNALAAATHLIIPIESGSQYGMYGVTDLMKLVEKIKRINPELELIGALLVRHDERQTVCKLIEASAKDQIGKLIDVRIPTSTKVNQSAIAQMSLHALDRTAKISREFRSLAEIIAKQLNLAAGADQA; encoded by the coding sequence ATGGCAAAAAAAACATCTGTCATCGCCGTTGCCAATCATAAGGGTGGCTGCGGGAAAACAACCACGGTCGTCAATCTTTCGGCCGAGTTGGCCCGAATGGGGCTCTCTGTCCTGATAATCGATCTCGATCCGCAAGCCAACGCGAGCCTTCACATCGGCAAAAAGCACCCGAGCGAAGTCCCTATCACCTGCGCAGAGCTGTTGCTGTCAGAAATCGAGAAGCTGCCGCAATCCATCCACGACGATACCAATATCGACGGCGTTTCACTGATATACGGGTCACTGGCTCTCGGCAAAACCGAAGACGAATTGAAGGACGATGTGCCGCGTCCTTCGGAAGAGCTCCGCGACAAGATCAAGCCCCTGCATGGCATTTATGACGTCATCCTGATCGATTGTCCGCCAAGCCTCAAGCTGCTGACCAGTAATGCTTTAGCTGCGGCCACGCACTTGATCATCCCGATCGAATCGGGTTCGCAGTACGGTATGTATGGAGTCACCGATTTGATGAAACTCGTCGAGAAAATCAAACGCATTAATCCCGAACTCGAATTGATCGGCGCTCTTCTGGTTCGACACGACGAGAGGCAGACGGTCTGCAAACTGATCGAGGCCTCTGCCAAAGATCAGATCGGCAAATTGATCGATGTTCGTATACCGACCAGCACTAAGGTCAATCAGTCGGCGATCGCTCAAATGAGCCTGCACGCCTTGGATCGGACGGCCAAAATTTCACGTGAATTTCGGAGCTTGGCAGAAATTATCGCCAAGCAATTGAATCTAGCTGCAGGAGCTGATCAAGCATGA